The Triticum aestivum cultivar Chinese Spring chromosome 7B, IWGSC CS RefSeq v2.1, whole genome shotgun sequence genome window below encodes:
- the LOC123161634 gene encoding probable auxin efflux carrier component 9 → MITGSGVYHAVETMAPLYTAAALGYASVRWLGAFSEEQCAGINHFVATYALPALVFDMVSTNDPYAMNARLVAADTLQKRAMLLGLLAWAAWPSSRCRGERLSGRNSALRWVVTAFSVAQLPSIIIMGVPLLSGMYGPASKDLMKQIVVMQFCLWYNVVIFMYEYMAATDGSTKASLGLPEKRAIAAVERVHQVTVNVESTEHTRQQGMAVAGQQATAALTTEVCAGEDDESAEAEDDSLPASPSMRHIAFMTGKKVLRIPNSYASFLGLVWALITFKCGIKMPKIILDSLFTIQTTTIGLSMFSSGTFMARQPQFIPCGYAIAMVSLVLKFLIGPVAMLLASLAVGMHGTLLRIAVVQAALPLAVASFVYAEEYKVHAEIMSTGVILGILISFPVTIVYYILLEL, encoded by the exons ATGATCACGGGCTCGGGCGTGTACCACGCCGTGGAGACGATGGCGCCGCTGTacacggcggcggcgctgggctACGCGTCGGTGCGCTGGCTCGGGGCCTTCTCCGAGGAGCAGTGCGCGGGGATCAACCACTTCGTCGCCACCTACGCCCTGCCGGCGCTCGTCTTCGACATGGTCTCCACCAACGACCCCTACGCCATGAACGCCCGCCTCGTCGCCGCCGACACGCTGCAGAAGAGGGCCATGCTGCTCGGCCTCCTGGCGTGGGCCGCGTGGCCCTCGTCCCGCTGCCGCGGCGAGAGATTGAGCGGCCGCAACTCTGCGCTGCGGTGGGTGGTGACCGCCTTCTCCGTGGCGCAGCTGCCCAGCATCATCATCATGGGCGTGCCGCTCCTCAGCGGCATGTACGGGCCCGCGTCCAAGGACCTCATGAAGCAGATCGTCGTGATGCAGTTCTGCCTCTGGTACAACGTCGTCATCTTCATGTACGAGTACATGGCGGCGACGGACGGCAGCACCAAGGCCAGCCTCGGGTTGCCGGAGAAACGCGCCATTGCGGCAGTTGAGCGAGTCCACCAAGTAACCGTGAACGTTGAAAGCACGGAGCACACCAGACAACAAGGCATGGCCGTGGCCGGCCagcaggcgacggcggcgctcACGACGGAGGTGtgtgctggtgaagatgatgaGAGCGCGGAGGCAGAGGATGACTCGCTGCCGGCGTCTCCATCGATGAGGCATATCGCTTTCATGACAGGGAAAAAGGTTCTCAGGATTCCGAATAGCTATGCTAGCTTCCTTGGCCTCGTCTGGGCTCTAATCACTTTCAA GTGTGGTATCAAGATGCCAAAAATAATCCTCGACTCTTTGTTCACCATACAAACTACAACAATTGGTCTAAGCATGTTCTCATCAG GGACGTTCATGGCGCGACAACCACAGTTCATTCCTTGCGGCTACGCGATCGCAATGGTTTCATTGGTCCTCAAGTTTCTGATAGGCCCGGTGGCAATGTTGCTCGCTTCGCTGGCCGTCGGTATGCACGGCACCCTGCTACGTATTGCTGTTGTACAG GCAGCACTCCCGTTGGCCGTCGCTTCATTTGTGTATGCTGAAGAGTACAAGGTCCATGCAGAAATCATGAGCACAGG GGTCATTCTTGGGATCCTTATCTCATTCCCCGTGACAATTGTGTATTATATTCTACTAGAATTGTGA